In the Planctomycetota bacterium genome, one interval contains:
- a CDS encoding metallopeptidase family protein, with protein sequence MKRTEFEKLAREALENLPEFFRSKMENVGIVIEDTPSKKQLKELSGERSEIILGLYQGIPLSERTHLYGMVLPDKITLFKKNIEKTCRSKAEIKKTVIQTVKHEIAHYFGISDEHLEEMGTY encoded by the coding sequence ATGAAGCGGACAGAATTTGAAAAGCTGGCCAGGGAAGCCCTGGAAAACCTCCCTGAATTCTTCCGCAGTAAGATGGAAAATGTCGGCATCGTAATAGAAGACACTCCTTCCAAAAAGCAGCTAAAAGAACTCTCCGGCGAAAGAAGCGAAATAATACTCGGGCTTTACCAAGGCATCCCCTTAAGCGAGCGCACCCATCTTTACGGAATGGTCCTGCCGGATAAAATCACGCTCTTTAAGAAGAATATAGAAAAGACATGCCGCTCAAAGGCCGAGATAAAAAAGACGGTCATTCAAACCGTCAAGCACGAGATTGCCCACTATTTCGGCATTTCTGATGAACATCTTGAGGAAATGGGCACTTATTAA